In Lathyrus oleraceus cultivar Zhongwan6 chromosome 2, CAAS_Psat_ZW6_1.0, whole genome shotgun sequence, the DNA window AATTCAACGATAGTAATTATAGTTCTTCCATTATCCTTTATATCTTTTATATATCATATCCTTCATTAAATAAATTGTATAAATATGTCTTCCACCTATCCTTTATATCTTTTTCCTGAACTAAGACTTTACCTTCTTCGTCTTTAACACATTTCACTTGATCTAAGTCTATAGTCTTTCTTTCTCTTCCCTAGGAaatctttatatatatatatatatatatatatatattatatatatatatatatatatatatatatatattctccCTCCTTGATTCCTAGAGATTGGTATAATCAGTCAAAAGCTTCGGTTCTTGCTTCACTCGCCGCTTTCTTGGTCTTATTCTTAGTTTTCTTGCATTTTTCCTATGTTTTAGAATTTTTACACCTAGACCACTCTTTAAAACAGTCATTTCTTACTTTAACTTTACTCTGGACACTTTCATTCCACCACCATGATTTTTTATCCCTAGATCCAAAACCTCTTAATTCACCCAATGTCTATTTAGCCATTTTTCTAATCTCTTGCGCCATCTTATTCCACATAGCATTTGCACTTCCTTGTTGTTGTCCAAACCCCATCTCCAAGATCTTGTGTTGGAAGATTTCTTATTTTTCACCCTTCAAATGTCACCACTTGATTTCCAGCGTTACCATATAACTTCTTCTCTTTGCTATCTCCTTAATTTTAACATCCATAACCAAAACTCTATATTGGATAGTCAAGCTCTCTCCCAGAATAAATTTACAATCCAAACAAATCTTCCCATCTGACTTCCTGTTAAGAAAGAAATCTATTTCAGAACATGTCACTTCACTTTTACATGTGATAAGATGTTCATCTCTTTTTCTAAACCATGTATTGCTATAGTAAGATCTAAAGTCGACGAAAACTCCAATGTGAATTTAGCTTATACATTCACCTCCCCTAGGCCAAAACCCCCATTCACACTCTCAAAACCTCTTGCTACGCTACCCACATGTCCATTGAGATCCCCTCTTAGGAAAAACTTATCTCCTCGGGGTATATTCTGAAGTAAACCTTCTAAATTCTCCCAAAATGTTACCTTAAGGTGTTATGCTAACCCAACTTGAGATGCATAAGCACTAATAACATTAAAGGTGCCTTGGTTCACTACATCCGGACGGCGATGCAACGTCCCTTGCTCTTTTGACACTGTACTCGAAGCATACAACGCATTGCTTACGAACAACAACCTAGTATTCATATTATTTCGTAGATGATCAATGTTATAGAGATTTGACAAAGTTTTACATTGATAATCTATGTCAAAAAAATAATGATAAATTTATGAGTGAAAAATGATAGATTTTCTTAAACAATTAATGaattttaaattaatatatttttgtttttgtgaaaatttgaACCATACCTCCAAATAAATAATAAAAGTATGTTTTATTAcctttttaaaaataaaaaatgagtCCTAAGAGATGCGATAACAATATTGATAATGTGGCGAAAAATCTTAAATATATATCATcatataatattttttttatgaaaaatgAAATAGTATATAATTACAAGGACAGATATctctttgattttttttgttcACAGTGATCTTGCATATTCACAAAGTTAGTCATAGAAATACTTTTTAGCATATAGATAAGTACAGATTTAGCAATAATAAAACCatgttttcttttatttattcccaaaacaattcaattaaaGAAATGCCCCAAAATCTAAAACCCTAGTGTAGCAAACAGTACAATTTAACAGCATCCACACCATCTTGATAATAGCGTCGGAAAAGAGTGCTGCGTCGGCAAGGAGACGTATCATGCGACATCATGCAATGCGAATCGAGGTGAAATTTAGAATGTGCAGTATTTGGTTTTTTTAAATTGAAATCTCAGGAATCAGAATATATGCATTAGAGCTCTTCATTGTTCTTATCTGTTCTCATTTAATTTAAATCAATATATTAAAACTTTaagagattaattgttatgcaaGTAAGATATTTTACACTATCAATacatcacaatctttcatttgTGTTACTTTATATGTGATTATAGTAAAAATCAAACTTCTTTAATAAATAAATGATTGTAATTATCTATCTGATAGTGTAAAATATCTTAAATCCAAACTTTAATATAGCAAGCACATAAATTAACTGTTAAGTTTTACATCAAAACAAAAAGTATCTTAAACTACAAATATGATCAGAATCAGAAAAAACAATAATCCTCCAGTATTACAGATGATTTATAGATTAAATTTCTCCTAGTCATCTGTTGAAAGTAGTTGATTTTCCACCTATACTGAGTTTCTTAAATGGCGACTCGGTTTCTTCAAGTAATTTTATCTCAAACAATACATCCTCAATTGCCACAGCCAATTTCTTGTCATCATTAGCATCATAGAAACAATTTCTACCCATAGCATCAAGAACTACTTTTCTCCAAACAGAGTCACTGTTGATTAACGTACTCGCATTCCCTAATATCCAAAGACAGTATCTGAGCAAAAACAAAACTCAGTTTTCAGTAAACATAGAAAAAGCAAGGTAAGATTGACAATAACAGTATAGAACATACCTAGCCCTAGTCATTGCCACATTTGCTCTTTGTCTGTTTGACAGAAAACCGACATTGCCGCTCCCGTTAGATCTCACGGTAGATATTATTATAATATCCTCCTCTCCACCTTGAAAACCATCCACAGAACGCACACTAACAGAAAACTCTGAGTTAGAATTTGAAGTGTACTGCTTAATTTTCTCCTTGATTTCATAAACTTGAGCGTTATACGGAGATATGATTCCAATGCTGACCTTCTTCTGTTTCCGCATGAACTCtgtaaaagaaaaagaaattacaCATGATATGAATTCAAAATTCATATGTAACTAATGTTTTCAAAATTCAAACACCCAAGAAAGATAAAATAACCTTTTTTAAGACTCTTAATTATCTCAGAAATAGCTGCCACCTCGACCATGTTCTTCAAACTATGTCCACGACCAGATTTCTCTTTACCATCGGCTATGTTTATAAAAGAATAAGAAGAATACATTTCTCCTTCAAGGAAACACTTGTTATAGCTTTCTTCCATTACAATGGCCGCATTAGAAAGTTTTTCATCGTAAAACTCTTTGCATGGGAATAAACTGATAGATGGATGCATTCTATACTGAATATTAAGCATTTCCCTTTTGTATCCCAATCTTACAAGCCTCTCAAACATACTTCTTCCGAATTCACACTTGTCAGCTATCTacaaatataatattttaaaaacaTCACACAACAATCTTTCAGAGATTGAATAACAATAAAATTGAAATTAGTAAGTACCTTGCTTTTGACCAATGCAGGAAGCTGTCTCTCATCACCTATAATAATGCAATGGCGAAGACCAGGAAGCTGCAAAGGAATCGTAGATTCACATTCTTTAAGTTGTGCAGCTTCATCAATTACTAAAAATTTCACTGGAGTCATTCCTTCTGTGTCCAGTTTACCAGAACTTGAAGCTGTACAGAAAATTAGACATGCTTCTGACAAACAAAACTTTTCTATATCACGTCTCACATAAATATCAGGTAGAGAAACTGAGGTAGAGAGCAAACTTAGAATGCGTAGTATCTCATCCCTTTTGTCGCTTAACAGTCCAAAACAATCAGACACAAATTTTTCTTCAAGGTCAAAAAGAGTTGGCTTGAGTATGTCTTGATTCAAGGAGTTTTCAAAAGACTCGAAAAGACTGGGAGCTTTTAACATAACTTTGACTGTTTCAATGGAAATAAAAGATTTTGGTAAATGAGTATACAAGGCATGATTAAAGAACTCAAGGATCTCTCTTAAATTCCCAAATCTCTGCTTAACAAATTGTTCCATCGTCATCACACACGCATTCGTGTCATCCTCGTCCAACTGGTATTTCTGTGCAATCTCTTTCCATGCCTTCTGCACATATCTCTCAAATGTCATAGGATAAGCATCCATACTTTTCGTTGCCAATTCATCTAGTGATAAATCATGTTTCTCTAAGAAATGCTGTTCTTTATAGCCTTCAAGAATCTTGGTAAAGTCTTCATATAAGGTTCTCGAGCATAGCTTGAGTTGCTCTCTTAATTCCATGAATCTATCCTTTTCAACTGACGATTCCATGAATATCTGCTTTTCAAATTCCTCCATTGTCATGATTCTTGGCTTTTTATGTTGCTCAACCATTTTGTTTATCCCTGCAATAACTTTCCATGCCTTATTCCCCATATTTTGCTTGTATGCACGATATGCTCGGTATGCACATATCTCTAATAAATACCCATCTTGAGGATCCCTAAGCAACCGTCTCATTAATTCCAAGATTTGCTTCCATCCAGTTTTGGGATCGAAGCATTTCATAAGACTGTTAACCCGTTTATCAAGAAAAACACTTTCAAGACTCGGATAACAATCCAACTTCATTCTCTTACTATTGCCGAAAAGCACAATTTCACCTAAACCATATGTATCATACTCAAGTGAATCCATTACTAAACTATGCAACCGAATTGCCACCTGCAAAACTGCAGTATTAGTTGGAGCACAAGTCAATGTTCTGGTTTTTAACTTGAGAAGAGAAAATAACAAGCACGCGACCGTTTTTGTCTTCCCGGTTCCCGGTGGTCCCCATATAATTTTAACTTCAGAATGATGACAATTTATCATATCAACACTGCTCAAAACAGCATTATGTTGAGATTCATTAAGATGCTGAGAACAAATTATCACATCATCCTTGATGAATGGAGCATGACTATTTGCTTCTGATTGACAAATTTGACAGGCTTCTCCTCTCTGAAATACAAAGCAAGCATTTAACAGGTTGCATTCATAATCTTATTTTGAATTCCAATTGCATTTCAATGTAACTTTATACATGGAAAAAGAAGAATTGACTAATTGTGTAGGTTACACTGAACGGCAAGATATTACACAGAGAAACTCATTCATAATAAACAGTCTAGTAATTCTTACATTTAGATCAGGCTGCAATACTTTTTCAATAATGCTTCCATCCGTCTCAAAGTTCAATGCTTTCCAAATCCGAACATTTGTTGTCATGTTCATAAGGTAAACTGCATACAACTTTTGAGTTTCATTGTCCCTCGTGACAGATTCAAAATCTATGTTAATGCATTTGGAGGAAATAACTAGGATTCCCTCCTCAGATTCAGACTTTGGACCATGAACAAAAGCAATATGGTAGGGACGCTTAGGTGTGTTCAACTTCAAATCATCTAAACTTGTAGGCCTTATATCTGTGAACAAAATGAGATCCCCATACTCAGGTTCATACTTTCCAACATCTTTTTCAAACTCTATATTATAAAACAAAGGCTTGGGAAGCTTGAATAGTTTGCTGTCTTTTTTAAGTTTCGAGATTTCACAGAAAGGCGCTCGAGCAACACCTGACAAACTTGAAGATAAATCACTGTGTGTTTCCTCTAGCAATAGAGGAATAAAAGCTTTCTTGTAATCTGTGGCTGAATCAAATGTCTCTGGAATTTTATTCACCTGAGAGAAAACGACTAACCATTTCAATATAACATGTTACTAACAAAATATGCAATTCAATAAATTTATACTATTAACTCTAAATTATGCAAAGAACACGCGATAGTAAAGAAAACATTTTGGATATGAAACTATATCACCTTGTATTTGTAAAGATTATAGTTGAAAACGTCTTGGAGAGTCCATGAGAATACTTTATCTAAAAGCCCGCCAATTTCATTAGTTTCCTTTTCAATCGCTTTATTAGTCTTCTCCATTAGTCTGCTCCTTAGATACACCTATAGCAACCATTAAGAAAAACAAAATCAGTACCATAACAAAGACATAGTTCTTGACAGAATAGACAAGTTTGAGTTGTTGAAGTATATGAGCTTAATATGAAATGAGAGAAAAATCAACTTGTGGAACATGAATGAAACAAGAAAAACGACAACAACAAAAAATTAGTACTAACTTTATTATTATCACTCGTAAACAATGGTGAGAAGTTAGCTTCATGCAGTGTTGGATGGTTTAAGTATAAGTGAAGAGAGTGAAATTTATTTGTATAGTTGATTGGAGGGATGGTACTTGAAACGGCACAAGATTAGTGTGCTTCCATAGGAAATTACATTATGCATGATGCGCATTGATATCTCGAGTTCTGCAACAACTTTTCGTTTTCATATGTATATTAATTGACTAGTTGTACTTGCTTTTAAGGTTTATAGTAGTGGATGGTTTAAGTATAGTACATGataataaatttaatataaaAATGTTTCCTTAAATAATGAATTCAATTTTCTAAAATATTAAAAGTTagtttttgaaaatcaaaatatCTACTTTTTTATTACCATTATGAAAAACAAAGTGATATTAGATCTTgatcattattattattaattggaATAAATAATGTAATAAAGGAAAAGGAAGGTATAAAAAACAGGGTTCTTGAGAAAATAAAGAAAAGCTTAAGATGATTACTGACAAACCTGAATCATCTAATAAAGAATGAGAAAGGTTTGTCGAAAAAAAATTTTATGACAATAGGAAGGTTCAATGCttttattgtgaatttttttgACATTATACAGTTGATTGTTGGTATGGTCTTGGTGACAACATGTGAAGGAGCCTCATTTTCTGATGTATGGTATCTTGGTTTTGGATGCTCAAACAAGATGACACGGCATATATAATGAAAGCAGAAAGAAAAAGTTACACTGAGAGATGATAGAAGCTTGACAGTTATAGGCATGGGAAGAATAATCATACAAAGGATGGAAAACCAACATTGATTGAAGAATAATCATATGTTCTTTAACATCTTATAGTTCAGTGTTTGTGTTTCTGAAAAAGTTTCAGAGTTTGAATCGTATCAGAGAAGTATTAGTAAAATGAGAACAATtgaaattataaaaaaaaacattCATTCTTCTACTTTTCAGTGTTTGTGTTTCTGAAAAAGTTTCAGAGTTTGAATCGTATCAGAGAAGTATTAGTAAAATGAGAACAATtgaaattataaaaaaaaacattCATTCTTCTACTTTTCAATGCTTTCATAATAAATAGGAGAAATAAACGTGAAGAAAAGCAATTATGTTTAAAATAAGTTACAAAATTGTCAAAAACAAATGACAAACAAATGTCTGTTCCTTGTACACATGATTGAAACTTAGAAAAGAGCTCAAGATATTGTCATTCACAACAGTGATTCAATGTCCTTCCTTAGTGACCGAACACCTCGCAATTGATTCGCCAGATTAATGCTTGGCCCCCGAAGTTTCCTTCCCCTGCCACAAAAAAGAAGTTGCAAATTATATCTTCGTTGAATATTTGAACTAGCAGCAATTTGTTGTAACAGCAATTTCTCAGTTTTCATGAATATTTGAAGAGAGTAGGTTCAAATGAGAAATTATTTATCACATTTTGCATGAGTATCTGAAGAGATAGCAATCAAAATTACCTATAGGAAGTAGAGTCAGTTTCTGGATCTTCACACAGACTGAGTTTCTTAAATTTCGACTCAGATTCTCCAAGTATTTCAAGTTCAAACACGACATCCTCAATGACACGAGCCAATTTCGGGTCTTCTCCGGCTTCATGATAACAATTTCTTCTCTTGGCATCAACAATCAACTTGCTCCAAATAGAGTCACTGTTAGCTAAAGTAGATGCATTTCCTAATATCCAAAGACAATATCTGCACACAAAATAGTAAACTTAGTTTTTGTCTGCACAGAAACATGAAAACATGGGAAATAAGTTGCATACCTAGCTCTTGTCATTGCGACATTTGTTCTTTGCCTGTTTGAAAGAAAACCGACTTTTCCACTCCCATTAGCTCTCACAGTAGACATTATTATAATATCCTCCTCTCCACCTTGAAAACCGTCCACCGATCGAACACTCACAGAGAAACCAGTATCAGAAACAGAAGTATACTCCTTTATTTTGTCTTGAATTTCATACACTTGAGCATTATATGGTGATATGATTCCAATGCTAACGTTCTTCTTTGTCCTATTGAACACTGCAAAATAAAGACCTTACACATATTAATTAATGCATATTATAGCTTACTATGAGAgacaaaataaaaacaaatggTGAAGAGAATAACCTTCTTTGAGGTTTTTAATCATCTCAGAAATAACGGAAACCTCAACCATGTTTATCAAACTGTGTCCTCGGCCGGATTTCTCCTTACCCTTAGCGATGTTAATAAAGGAATAAGAAGCATACAATTCTCCTTCAAGGAATCTCTCATTGTAACTTTCTTCCATAACAAAAGGGGCATCAGAAATCTTCTGATCATAGAATTCTTGGCAGGGAAATGAGCTTATCATTGGATGCATTCTATACTGAACATTAAGCATGTGTTTCTGGTATCCTAAAATTACAAGTCTCTCAAACATACTTCTTCCAAATCCACAATCATCGGCAATCTAGAAATATAGTAATTCCAAACATATTACAACAAACTTAAATAACGGGAAAACCTTCACTATTCCAACAAAAATTAATGACAATAATCAAGTACCTTGCTTTTAACCAGTGCTGGAAGTTGTTTCTCATCACCTATAAGAATACAATGCTGCAGGCCTGGCAGTTGTAACGGAATTGTGGATTCACATTCCTTTAACTGTGCTGCTTCATCGATAACTAAAAACTTCACTTGAGTCATTCCTTCAGTGTACAGTTTAATAGAACTAGATACTGTGCACAAAATTAAACATGCATTGGACAAGCAAAATTTTTCTATCTGAACTCTCCCTTGGAGTTCAGGGAGCAAAATTGAACTGGAAAGCAAACTGAGTATATTCAGGAACTTAGCTATTTCAGCATTTGATGGTAGAAAGCAAGACGGGATACTTTCTTTTTCACAACCATCATTACTTTGCTTGAATTCGGCTAGATACAACGAAATTCCAATAGACCTTAGTGAATCTAAAGCTTTAGCCATTATATTCAGAATTGCAAGTGAAATGAAAGATTTCGGCATGTGAGTATATAAAGTTTGTATCAAGAACTTGAGCTTCTCGCTAAGTTGGCGAAATTTCTTCTTCACATACTGCTCCAAAGTCATGAATTTTTCAATTTTCTCCTTCTCATCAGATAGGTATTCATCTTCTATGTCCTTCCATACAGTCTGCACATACTCCTCAAATGTCATCTGACTGATTCGCTTGGATAAAATATATGCAGATAAAACATTGTTATGTTTTTCTCTTACAAATTCCTCAAGAGTCTTATGATCATACTCTAAAAAATATTGTTTTTGAGGATCAAGAAGAAACTGAGTGATGGATTCTAAGGTATGCTTCCATCCGGTAAATGGAGCAAAGCATTGCATTAGATTCTTTACTCGATAATCAAGAAAGATATCACCAAGACCTGGATAAGAGTCTAACTTCATTCTCTTCCCATTCCCAAAGAGAACAATGTCACCTAAACCATAAGTATCATACTCAAGCGACTCCAGAACTAAAGTATGCAACCTCGTCGCCACTTGCAAAATCGCAGTATTAGTAGGAGCACAAGTTAAGGTTCTAGTTTTTAACTTAAGCAGAGAAAATAACAGACATGCAACTGTCTTTGTTTTACCAGTTCCTGGTGGACCCCATATGAGTTTGGTACTAGCATGGCAACAATTTATCATACTAACACAGCTTGAAACAACCTCCTTTTGGGATTCATTTAGACTTTGAGAAGAAATTATCTTGTCTTCAATGAAAAGAGATTGACGGCAAATTTTGCAGTTTTCTCCACTCTGAAACACAAATCAAGTGTAACATTGTAAAGTATGATATCACAAAAAGGAGAAATTATTAAAGAAAAACTGAAAAACTGATTCTTACGTTGAGACAAGGCTGTAACACTTTTTTAATAATATCGAGGTGTTCGCCCTCAGATTGTGAATTCAAACCTTTCCAAATACGAATGTTTGTTGTCATATTCATTAGATTAACAGCATAGAGTTTCTTGTTATCATTTTTCCTGAAGCCAAACTCAAACATGGGTTTGGATGACAGTACTGAGACTTCACCAGAAAATTCATCTTTCGGCGCAACAACGTAAGCAACATTGTAAGGACATTTCTGTGTGTTCAAGTCACTTACTCTTTTAGGCTTAACATCAGTAAAAGCAATGAGATCTCCAGGTTCTGGATCATATTTTCCATTGTTATCTGGTGTAGTCTTCAAAGATATCTGATAGAATAAGGCTTTTGGAAGTTTGAATTGCTTACTATCCCTCTCAACTTTTGAGACTTCACAAAAAGGAGCCTGAGACACTCCTTGCAAACTTGAGTACAAATCCGAGCGTGTTTCCTCTAGCAATGGTAAAATAAAGGATTGCTTATAATCTGCTGGTGAATCAAATGTGTAAGGAATTTTCTTCACCtgagagagagaaaaaaaaatcCAGTAACCAATAAAAATGCTATAACGAAATGATATATAACAAGACACGTAGATATTCTTGTACAACAATTTCATTGAAGTGTGTTGAAAAGAGGTAAAAGAAAAGAACCTGTTTCCTGTAGAGATTTTCGTTGAGAACATCTTTGAGAGTCCATTTGAAGACAATATCCAGAAAACCAAAAGCTGCATTCTCGTTATCATCCTCGTTTGCATGACTACTATTACTCTTCCACATTCTTTAATAATTAATCACTTCTTTCTTTCACAAGGAAGAAAACCAGACACTAAGACAGAACACTTCAAGTTTAATGTGTTAGTATATATGCGATATACAATGTGATATTGGTGGAATATGAGAGGTTAGCTTCATGCACTATTAGTAGTGTTTAATTACAGGAATATTAGTAATAAGGGACTTTTATTGGAAATCACAAATGCATTGTGAAATGATGTTTCGACTTCTACAACTCTTTTTTCGTTTCT includes these proteins:
- the LOC127118322 gene encoding helicase SEN1, with amino-acid sequence MWKSNSSHANEDDNENAAFGFLDIVFKWTLKDVLNENLYRKQVKKIPYTFDSPADYKQSFILPLLEETRSDLYSSLQGVSQAPFCEVSKVERDSKQFKLPKALFYQISLKTTPDNNGKYDPEPGDLIAFTDVKPKRVSDLNTQKCPYNVAYVVAPKDEFSGEVSVLSSKPMFEFGFRKNDNKKLYAVNLMNMTTNIRIWKGLNSQSEGEHLDIIKKVLQPCLNSGENCKICRQSLFIEDKIISSQSLNESQKEVVSSCVSMINCCHASTKLIWGPPGTGKTKTVACLLFSLLKLKTRTLTCAPTNTAILQVATRLHTLVLESLEYDTYGLGDIVLFGNGKRMKLDSYPGLGDIFLDYRVKNLMQCFAPFTGWKHTLESITQFLLDPQKQYFLEYDHKTLEEFVREKHNNVLSAYILSKRISQMTFEEYVQTVWKDIEDEYLSDEKEKIEKFMTLEQYVKKKFRQLSEKLKFLIQTLYTHMPKSFISLAILNIMAKALDSLRSIGISLYLAEFKQSNDGCEKESIPSCFLPSNAEIAKFLNILSLLSSSILLPELQGRVQIEKFCLSNACLILCTVSSSIKLYTEGMTQVKFLVIDEAAQLKECESTIPLQLPGLQHCILIGDEKQLPALVKSKIADDCGFGRSMFERLVILGYQKHMLNVQYRMHPMISSFPCQEFYDQKISDAPFVMEESYNERFLEGELYASYSFINIAKGKEKSGRGHSLINMVEVSVISEMIKNLKEVFNRTKKNVSIGIISPYNAQVYEIQDKIKEYTSVSDTGFSVSVRSVDGFQGGEEDIIIMSTVRANGSGKVGFLSNRQRTNVAMTRARYCLWILGNASTLANSDSIWSKLIVDAKRRNCYHEAGEDPKLARVIEDVVFELEILGESESKFKKLSLCEDPETDSTSYRGRKLRGPSINLANQLRGVRSLRKDIESLL